In Pseudomonas lalkuanensis, the following are encoded in one genomic region:
- a CDS encoding DMT family transporter, with product MKERNALLAIHLGALLFGLSGIFGKLANTAPMIITFGRGLFAVIALALFAQLITRSKSRNPNLRQLTMLALGGLLLGAHWITFFHAVQVAGVAIATLGFASFPAFTLLLEGLLFRERIRAQEILIVGLVSFGLVLVTPSFDWGSEATQGLLSAILSGLLFSLLSLLNRVSVKGLDPVKAALCQNLTIVLCLAPFSWPLLHEVKPMDWFWIALLGVFCTGLAHSLFVASLKVLKARTTAVIFALEPVYGIAFAWWLFDEQPGLRMLAGGALIIFAIALSARKGAPAEAKAAPATP from the coding sequence ATGAAGGAGCGCAACGCGCTGCTGGCGATCCACCTGGGTGCCCTGCTGTTCGGGCTCTCGGGCATCTTCGGCAAGCTCGCCAATACCGCGCCGATGATCATCACCTTCGGTCGCGGGCTGTTCGCTGTGATTGCGCTTGCGCTCTTCGCCCAGCTCATCACCCGGAGCAAGAGCCGGAATCCCAACCTGCGCCAACTGACCATGCTGGCGCTCGGCGGCCTGCTGCTAGGGGCTCACTGGATCACCTTCTTCCACGCCGTGCAGGTGGCTGGCGTCGCCATCGCCACTCTCGGCTTCGCCAGCTTCCCGGCCTTCACCCTGCTGCTGGAGGGCCTGCTGTTCCGCGAACGCATCCGCGCCCAGGAAATCCTGATCGTCGGTCTGGTCAGCTTCGGCCTGGTGCTGGTAACGCCCAGCTTCGACTGGGGCAGCGAGGCCACCCAGGGTCTGCTGTCGGCCATCCTTTCGGGCCTTCTGTTCTCCCTGCTCTCACTGCTCAACCGCGTCAGTGTGAAGGGCCTGGACCCGGTGAAGGCCGCGCTCTGCCAGAACCTCACCATCGTGCTCTGCCTGGCGCCGTTCAGTTGGCCGCTGCTGCACGAGGTGAAACCCATGGACTGGTTCTGGATCGCCCTGCTCGGGGTGTTCTGCACGGGCCTGGCCCATAGCCTGTTCGTGGCCAGCCTGAAGGTGCTGAAGGCACGCACCACGGCGGTGATCTTCGCCCTGGAGCCGGTCTATGGCATCGCCTTCGCCTGGTGGCTGTTCGACGAGCAACCCGGCCTGCGCATGCTGGCGGGCGGCGCGCTGATCATCTTCGCCATCGCCCTGTCGGCGCGCAAGGGTGCGCCGGCCGAAGCCAAGGCAGCCCCTGCGACGCCATGA
- a CDS encoding SelT/SelW/SelH family protein, producing MSASKPEIVITYCTQCQWLLRAAWLAQELLSTFSDDLGKVSLEPGTGGVFRITCEGVQIWERKADGGFPEAKVLKQRVRDQIDPARDLGHNDRS from the coding sequence ATGTCAGCCAGCAAGCCCGAAATCGTCATCACCTATTGCACCCAGTGCCAGTGGCTGCTGCGCGCCGCCTGGCTGGCCCAGGAGCTGCTCAGCACCTTCAGCGACGACCTCGGCAAGGTGAGCCTGGAGCCGGGCACCGGCGGGGTGTTCCGCATCACCTGCGAGGGCGTGCAGATCTGGGAACGCAAGGCCGATGGCGGTTTTCCCGAGGCCAAGGTCCTCAAGCAGCGGGTTCGTGACCAGATCGACCCGGCGCGGGACCTGGGCCACAACGATCGCTCCTGA
- a CDS encoding UDP-2,3-diacylglucosamine diphosphatase: protein MSSVERLEPVTKTKPRKQHVRTLWISDVHLGTRDCQAEHLARFLKQYHADRIYLVGDIIDGWKLRGGIYWPQAHTNVIRRLLTMSKRGTEVIYVTGNHDEFLRRYSALMLGNIQLVDEAIHETADGRRMLVIHGDQFDVITRYHKWLAFLGDSAYEFTLTLNRWLNHWRERWGYGYWSLSAYLKHKVKSAVNFISDFEEAIAHECVKRGLDGVVCGHIHHAEIRKVGGVEYLNCGDWVESCTALIEHWDGSIELYRLADAQAREMEARAVELVEPAA from the coding sequence ATGAGCAGCGTCGAACGCCTGGAACCCGTCACCAAGACCAAGCCCCGCAAGCAGCATGTGCGCACCCTGTGGATTTCCGACGTCCACCTGGGCACCCGCGACTGCCAGGCCGAGCACCTGGCGCGGTTCCTCAAGCAGTACCATGCCGACCGCATCTACCTGGTGGGCGACATCATCGATGGCTGGAAGCTTCGCGGCGGTATCTACTGGCCCCAGGCGCACACCAACGTGATCCGCCGCCTGCTGACCATGAGCAAGCGCGGCACCGAGGTGATCTACGTCACCGGTAACCACGATGAATTCCTGCGCCGCTACTCGGCGCTGATGCTGGGCAATATCCAGCTGGTGGACGAGGCGATCCACGAAACCGCCGATGGCCGCCGCATGCTGGTGATCCACGGCGACCAGTTCGACGTGATCACCCGCTACCACAAGTGGCTGGCCTTCCTCGGCGACTCCGCCTACGAGTTCACCCTGACCCTCAATCGCTGGCTCAACCACTGGCGCGAGCGCTGGGGCTACGGCTACTGGTCGCTGTCGGCTTACCTCAAGCACAAGGTGAAGAGCGCGGTGAACTTCATCAGCGACTTCGAGGAAGCCATCGCCCACGAATGCGTCAAGCGCGGCCTCGATGGCGTGGTCTGCGGCCACATCCACCACGCGGAGATCCGCAAGGTCGGCGGCGTGGAATACCTCAATTGCGGCGACTGGGTGGAATCCTGCACGGCCCTGATCGAGCACTGGGATGGCAGCATCGAGCTCTATCGCCTGGCCGATGCCCAGGCGCGCGAGATGGAAGCCCGGGCCGTGGAGCTGGTCGAGCCGGCGGCATGA
- a CDS encoding Mpo1-like protein, which yields MPAESVQRFQSFAEFYPYYLQEHSNDTCRRLHYVGSLLVLGILGYALATQQWLWLLAIPFAGYGFAWVGHFAFEKNKPATFKYPFYSFMGDWVMLKDALTGRIRF from the coding sequence ATGCCCGCCGAGTCCGTCCAACGCTTCCAAAGCTTCGCCGAGTTCTACCCCTACTACCTGCAGGAGCACAGCAACGACACCTGCCGCCGCCTCCACTACGTGGGCAGTCTGCTGGTGCTTGGCATCCTCGGTTACGCCCTGGCGACCCAGCAGTGGCTCTGGCTGCTGGCCATACCTTTCGCCGGCTACGGCTTTGCCTGGGTCGGGCATTTCGCCTTCGAGAAGAACAAGCCCGCCACCTTCAAGTATCCGTTCTACAGCTTCATGGGCGACTGGGTGATGCTCAAGGATGCGCTGACCGGTCGCATCCGCTTCTGA
- a CDS encoding glycosyltransferase family 4 protein, with amino-acid sequence MRILIVSDAWSPQVNGVVTSLQALMAELEALGHQVLLLSPQGFRCRPCPSYPEIPLAWDLWRIGPMIESFQPDCVHLATEGPLGWAARRWLVKRGLAFSSAIHTRFPEYIHGRWPWVPLSWGYAFLRLFHRPSQAVLVTTERMRETFASHGLVWLNLWRKGVDTALFRPLALTRPERPVFLCVGRLATEKNLEAFLDLDLPGEKWLVGDGPLRAELEVRYPAAQFFGYRQGEELARFYAQASVLVFPSLTDTYGLVMLEALACGTPVAAFPVAGPLDVLEPGVTGCLDDDLQRACLAALELDRERCAEWAGRLSWRASALEFLAHQPLLDGEPCVALNPIAEL; translated from the coding sequence ATGAGGATACTGATCGTCAGCGATGCCTGGTCGCCCCAGGTAAATGGCGTGGTCACCAGCCTGCAGGCGCTGATGGCCGAACTCGAGGCCCTGGGTCACCAGGTGCTGCTGTTGTCGCCCCAGGGCTTCCGCTGCCGGCCTTGCCCGAGCTACCCGGAGATACCGCTGGCCTGGGACCTCTGGCGGATCGGTCCGATGATCGAGTCGTTCCAGCCGGACTGCGTCCACCTTGCGACCGAAGGTCCGCTCGGTTGGGCCGCGCGTCGCTGGTTGGTGAAGCGTGGGCTGGCCTTTTCAAGCGCCATCCACACCCGCTTCCCCGAATACATCCATGGCCGCTGGCCCTGGGTGCCCCTGTCCTGGGGTTATGCCTTCCTGCGCCTGTTCCACCGTCCCAGCCAGGCGGTGCTGGTGACCACCGAGCGCATGCGCGAGACCTTCGCCAGCCACGGACTGGTCTGGCTCAACCTGTGGCGCAAGGGGGTGGACACGGCGCTATTCCGCCCGCTGGCGCTGACCAGGCCCGAGCGGCCGGTGTTCCTCTGTGTCGGCCGCCTGGCCACGGAGAAGAACCTGGAGGCCTTCCTCGACCTGGATCTGCCGGGGGAAAAGTGGCTGGTGGGTGATGGTCCGCTTCGTGCGGAGCTGGAGGTGCGCTATCCCGCTGCGCAGTTCTTCGGCTATCGCCAGGGCGAGGAGCTGGCACGCTTCTACGCCCAGGCCAGCGTGCTGGTGTTCCCTTCGCTGACCGATACCTATGGCCTGGTGATGCTCGAGGCGCTGGCCTGTGGTACGCCGGTGGCGGCCTTCCCTGTGGCCGGTCCGCTGGATGTGCTGGAACCGGGCGTCACCGGTTGCCTGGACGATGACCTGCAACGTGCCTGCCTGGCCGCGCTGGAACTGGACCGTGAGCGTTGCGCGGAGTGGGCGGGGCGGTTGTCCTGGCGGGCTTCGGCGCTGGAGTTCCTGGCGCACCAGCCGTTGCTGGATGGGGAGCCTTGTGTGGCGCTCAATCCAATCGCCGAGCTTTGA
- a CDS encoding tRNA-binding protein, whose translation MSTIEWGDFERVELRVGTILSAAPNAKAIKPAYVLEVDLGELGVKTSSAQITAHYQAGDLVGRQVLCVCNFAPKRIAGIRSEVLVTGVHDDEDKVVLAGFDKPLPNGARLA comes from the coding sequence ATGTCCACCATCGAATGGGGCGACTTCGAGCGCGTCGAACTGCGCGTCGGCACCATCCTTTCCGCCGCCCCCAACGCCAAGGCGATCAAACCGGCCTATGTGCTGGAAGTGGACCTGGGCGAACTCGGGGTGAAAACCTCCAGCGCGCAGATCACCGCCCACTACCAGGCCGGAGACCTGGTGGGCCGCCAGGTGCTGTGCGTGTGCAACTTCGCCCCCAAGCGCATCGCCGGCATCCGCTCGGAAGTGCTGGTCACCGGAGTCCATGACGACGAGGACAAGGTGGTACTGGCCGGCTTCGACAAGCCGCTGCCCAACGGGGCTCGCCTGGCATGA
- a CDS encoding AraC family transcriptional regulator encodes MSERTTSSSWALGIVQALEMGGVDCRNLFPELGLDYQALSDPDARFPQDGMTRLWLRAVELSGNPAIGLNMAKVVRPASFHVVGYALMSSRTLKEGFARLVRYQRIIAEGADLSFCATAEGYELRLSIHGDRLPPARQSVEASMAYCLAFCRWMTGRPINPLEIRFQGAAPANLEPYRQVFQAPLRFNAEHCALLFSRADMDTALPTANESLAQLHDRFAGDYLARFSGTRVTHQVRQVLCRLLPQGEPKREVVASLMHLSQRTLQRRLQEEGVSFQQLLDDTRRELAEQYLAQPNLTLLETAYLLGFADPSNFFRAFRRWFDSTPGEYRARLEEV; translated from the coding sequence ATGAGCGAACGCACGACTTCTTCGAGCTGGGCCCTGGGAATCGTCCAGGCACTGGAAATGGGTGGAGTGGACTGCCGCAACCTGTTTCCCGAACTTGGCCTCGACTATCAGGCACTGAGCGATCCCGATGCCCGCTTCCCCCAGGACGGCATGACCCGGCTGTGGCTGCGAGCGGTCGAGCTGTCCGGCAATCCGGCCATCGGCCTGAACATGGCCAAGGTGGTGCGCCCGGCATCTTTCCACGTGGTGGGGTATGCGCTGATGTCCAGCCGAACCCTCAAGGAAGGCTTCGCGCGGCTGGTGCGCTACCAGCGGATCATCGCCGAAGGGGCCGACCTCAGTTTCTGCGCCACAGCTGAAGGCTATGAGTTGCGCCTGTCCATCCACGGCGACCGCCTGCCCCCTGCCCGGCAGAGCGTGGAGGCCTCCATGGCCTATTGCCTGGCGTTCTGCCGCTGGATGACGGGGCGACCGATCAACCCGCTGGAGATTCGTTTCCAGGGGGCGGCGCCGGCAAATCTCGAGCCTTATCGCCAGGTGTTCCAGGCACCGTTGCGCTTCAATGCCGAGCACTGCGCGCTGCTGTTCAGCCGTGCCGACATGGACACGGCGCTGCCCACCGCCAACGAATCCCTGGCCCAGTTGCACGATCGCTTCGCTGGCGATTACCTGGCGCGCTTTTCCGGCACGCGTGTCACCCACCAGGTGCGGCAGGTGCTCTGCCGCCTGCTACCCCAGGGCGAGCCCAAGCGTGAAGTGGTGGCGAGCCTGATGCATCTGTCGCAGCGCACCTTGCAGCGCCGCTTGCAGGAGGAGGGAGTCAGCTTCCAGCAACTGCTGGACGACACCCGCCGCGAACTGGCCGAGCAGTACCTGGCGCAACCCAACCTGACCTTGCTGGAGACTGCCTATCTGCTGGGGTTCGCCGATCCGAGCAACTTCTTCCGCGCCTTCCGCCGCTGGTTCGACAGCACCCCCGGCGAGTACCGCGCGCGGCTGGAAGAGGTCTGA
- a CDS encoding adenylate/guanylate cyclase domain-containing protein, which yields MKPTLLDPSTATPVLREYYSRVLAYMAVAASIAAGTYVQHFGFDILWMVPYALLYPHLAHHLSLRFPGQRTDRILLGVDTFHAGASVVLLGFSVVPTLMVVLTLCFSAMILGGLRQMTLVLGGALISMAVVGLALQPAFKAGTPALVTVVSVLFTTLYICITAFFVHQQGLRLAQARSEIKREQEKAARLARNLAKYLSPQVWEMIFSGKKSVRLETQRKKLSVFFSDIKGFTELSEELEAEALTDLLNNYLNDMSKIALKYGGTIDKFVGDSVMVFFGDPATQGAKKDAVAAVSMAVAMRKHMKVLRQQWRAQGITKPLEIRMGINTGYCTVGNFGADTRMDYTIIGREVNLASRLESASDAGEILISHETYSLVKDVIMCRDKGQINVKGFTRPVQIYQVVDFRRDLGAASSYVEHELPGFSMYLDTNSIQNYDKTKVIQALQQAAEKLRDKIIP from the coding sequence ATGAAGCCCACCTTGCTCGACCCCTCCACCGCGACGCCCGTGCTGCGTGAGTACTACTCCCGCGTGCTGGCCTACATGGCCGTCGCCGCCAGCATCGCCGCCGGCACCTACGTCCAGCATTTTGGCTTCGACATCCTCTGGATGGTCCCCTACGCCCTGCTCTACCCGCACCTGGCCCACCACCTGAGCCTGCGCTTCCCCGGGCAGCGTACCGACCGCATCCTCCTCGGCGTGGACACCTTCCATGCCGGCGCCTCCGTCGTCCTGCTGGGATTCTCGGTGGTCCCCACGCTGATGGTGGTGCTGACCCTGTGCTTCAGCGCCATGATCCTCGGTGGCCTGCGCCAGATGACCCTGGTGCTGGGCGGTGCGCTGATCAGCATGGCCGTCGTCGGCCTGGCCCTGCAGCCCGCATTCAAGGCGGGCACGCCGGCGCTGGTGACCGTCGTCAGCGTGCTCTTCACCACCCTCTACATCTGCATTACCGCCTTCTTCGTGCACCAGCAGGGCCTGCGCCTGGCCCAGGCCCGCAGCGAGATCAAGCGCGAGCAGGAAAAGGCCGCCCGACTGGCCCGCAACCTCGCCAAATATCTGTCGCCCCAGGTCTGGGAAATGATCTTCAGCGGCAAAAAGAGCGTGCGCCTGGAAACCCAGCGCAAGAAGCTCAGCGTGTTCTTCTCCGACATCAAGGGCTTTACCGAGCTGTCCGAGGAACTGGAAGCCGAAGCCCTGACCGACCTGCTCAACAACTACCTCAACGACATGTCGAAGATCGCCCTGAAATACGGCGGCACCATCGACAAGTTCGTCGGCGACAGCGTGATGGTGTTCTTCGGCGACCCCGCCACCCAGGGCGCCAAGAAGGACGCGGTAGCCGCCGTCTCCATGGCGGTGGCCATGCGCAAGCACATGAAGGTGCTGCGCCAGCAATGGCGCGCCCAGGGCATCACCAAGCCCCTGGAAATCCGCATGGGCATCAACACCGGCTACTGCACTGTGGGCAACTTCGGCGCGGACACGCGCATGGACTACACCATCATCGGCCGCGAAGTGAACCTGGCCAGCCGCCTGGAAAGCGCTTCGGACGCCGGCGAAATCCTCATCTCCCACGAGACCTATTCGCTGGTGAAGGATGTGATCATGTGCCGCGACAAGGGCCAGATAAACGTCAAGGGCTTCACCCGCCCGGTGCAGATCTACCAGGTGGTGGACTTCCGCCGCGACCTGGGCGCCGCCTCCAGCTACGTCGAACACGAGCTGCCAGGCTTCTCGATGTACCTGGATACCAACAGCATCCAGAACTACGACAAGACCAAGGTCATCCAGGCCCTGCAACAGGCCGCCGAGAAGCTGCGGGACAAGATCATTCCCTGA
- the rfaD gene encoding ADP-glyceromanno-heptose 6-epimerase, giving the protein MSIIVTGAAGFIGSNLVQALNARGETDIIAVDDLTEGDKFRNLADAEIADYLDKRDLLPQLRAGRLGRPRAVFHQGACSSTMEGDGRFMMDNNYRYSCELLDACLTQGVPFIYASSAAVYGGNRVFREEREAERPLNVYGYSKFLFDQRVRRLLPGARSQVVGLRYFNVYGPRESHKARMASVAFHCFRQYRADGKVSLFGGYDGYAGGEHLRDFVSVEDVARVNLHFLDQPQRSGIFNLGTGRAQPFNDVAWSMVNALRAHDGLPPLSLVAMREEGLLEYSDFPDALRGKYQCFTQADISLLRQAGYRQPLLDVQQGVERYCHWLLEQEAGGWLPEMGQAA; this is encoded by the coding sequence ATGAGCATCATTGTCACTGGTGCCGCCGGCTTCATCGGCAGCAACCTGGTCCAGGCCCTCAACGCCCGCGGCGAGACCGATATCATCGCCGTGGACGATCTGACCGAAGGCGACAAATTCCGCAACCTCGCCGACGCCGAAATCGCCGATTACCTGGACAAGCGCGACCTGCTCCCGCAACTGCGCGCAGGCCGCCTCGGCCGGCCGCGCGCGGTGTTTCACCAGGGGGCCTGCTCCAGCACCATGGAGGGCGACGGGCGCTTCATGATGGACAATAACTACCGCTACAGCTGCGAGCTGCTGGACGCCTGCCTGACCCAGGGCGTGCCCTTCATCTATGCGTCATCGGCGGCGGTCTATGGCGGCAACCGGGTGTTTCGCGAGGAGCGCGAGGCGGAACGGCCGCTGAATGTCTACGGCTACTCCAAGTTCCTTTTCGACCAGCGCGTACGCCGCCTGCTGCCCGGCGCGCGCAGCCAGGTGGTGGGACTGCGCTACTTCAACGTCTACGGCCCGCGTGAGAGCCACAAGGCGCGGATGGCCTCGGTGGCGTTCCATTGCTTCCGGCAGTACCGCGCCGACGGCAAGGTCAGCCTGTTCGGTGGCTATGACGGCTACGCCGGTGGTGAACATCTGCGGGATTTCGTCTCGGTGGAGGACGTGGCGCGGGTCAACCTGCATTTCCTCGACCAGCCGCAGCGCTCCGGCATCTTCAACCTCGGCACGGGCCGCGCCCAGCCGTTTAATGACGTGGCGTGGAGCATGGTCAACGCCCTGCGCGCCCACGACGGCCTGCCGCCGTTGAGCCTTGTGGCCATGCGCGAGGAGGGCTTGCTGGAATACAGCGACTTCCCCGATGCCCTGCGTGGCAAGTACCAGTGCTTCACCCAGGCCGACATCAGCCTCCTGCGCCAGGCCGGTTACCGTCAGCCGCTGCTGGATGTGCAGCAGGGGGTGGAGCGCTACTGCCACTGGTTGCTGGAGCAGGAGGCGGGTGGTTGGCTGCCTGAGATGGGCCAGGCGGCCTGA
- a CDS encoding patatin-like phospholipase family protein, whose protein sequence is MRRLLLCLLFLPLLCFAQPEPRIGLVLSGGAARGLAHIGVLKALEEQGIKVDAIAGTSMGAVIGGLYAAGYKVEELEKIAIHLDWQQALSDNPPRQEVPFRRKQDDRDFLVKQRLSFRDDGSLGLPLGVIQGQNLALLLESLLVHTSDTRDFDKLAIPFRAVATDIATGEKVVFRKGHLPQAIRASMSIPAVFAPVEVNGRLLVDGGMVDNIPVDVAREMGVDRVIVVDIGTPLRSRKELATVVDVLNQSVTLMTRTNSEAQLATLKPTDLLIQPPLAGYGATDFGRSREMIDAGYRAAQILAPRLAELRPLSSSRDLALDSARLPSERTPVIRGILIENDSKVSDAVIRRYIRQPLGAPLDLERLQSDMSTLYGLDYFEQVHYRVVRRKDGNALVINARGKRAGTDYLRLGLNLSDDMRGDSAFNLGASYRKNGINELGAEWLTRLQLGDHQELYSEFYQPLDAGSRYFVAPYLFGEAQNIEAILDNDPIAEYRLERYGYGLNLGRQIANNGEIRFGVGQAWGSADVRVGERDLPSFDFSEGYYELKYSFDTLDNVDYPHAGEDIGLSLRQYDPGLGSDDRYRQWQLSLDKALSSGPDTFVLGGRYGRTIDDAEVVTSSFLLGGARQLSGFRQDSISGQNISLARAVYYRRLTRRSFLPLDFPVYLGGSLERGRAWNNDDSFDSGYINAASVFISFDTPLGPLDFSYGLNDEAERALYLNLGRVF, encoded by the coding sequence ATGCGCCGCCTTCTGCTTTGCCTGCTGTTCCTTCCCCTCCTCTGTTTCGCGCAACCCGAACCCCGCATCGGCCTGGTGCTGTCCGGCGGTGCCGCGCGCGGCCTGGCCCATATCGGGGTGCTCAAGGCGCTGGAGGAACAGGGCATCAAGGTCGACGCCATCGCCGGCACCAGCATGGGCGCGGTGATCGGCGGGCTCTACGCGGCGGGTTACAAGGTGGAAGAGCTGGAAAAGATCGCCATCCACCTGGACTGGCAGCAGGCACTCTCCGACAACCCGCCACGGCAGGAGGTCCCCTTCCGCCGCAAACAGGACGACCGTGATTTCCTGGTCAAGCAGCGCCTGAGCTTCCGCGACGACGGCAGCCTGGGCCTGCCGCTGGGCGTGATCCAGGGGCAGAACCTCGCCCTGCTGCTGGAAAGCCTGCTGGTACACACCAGCGACACCCGCGACTTCGACAAGCTGGCCATTCCCTTCCGCGCAGTGGCCACCGACATCGCCACCGGCGAAAAGGTGGTGTTCCGCAAGGGCCACCTGCCCCAGGCGATCCGCGCCAGCATGTCGATTCCCGCCGTGTTCGCGCCGGTGGAAGTGAATGGCCGCCTGCTGGTGGACGGCGGCATGGTGGACAACATCCCGGTGGACGTGGCGCGAGAGATGGGCGTCGATCGGGTGATCGTGGTCGACATCGGCACGCCGCTACGCTCGCGCAAGGAACTGGCCACCGTGGTGGATGTGCTCAACCAGTCGGTCACCCTGATGACCCGCACCAATTCCGAGGCCCAGCTGGCCACCCTCAAGCCCACCGACCTGCTGATCCAGCCGCCGCTGGCCGGCTACGGCGCCACCGACTTCGGCCGCTCCCGCGAGATGATCGACGCCGGTTATCGCGCCGCGCAGATTCTCGCTCCTCGCCTGGCCGAACTGCGCCCGTTGTCCAGCAGCCGTGACCTGGCCCTGGACAGCGCGCGCCTGCCCAGCGAACGCACGCCGGTGATCCGCGGCATCCTCATCGAGAACGACTCGAAGGTCAGCGACGCCGTCATCCGCCGCTACATCCGCCAGCCCCTGGGCGCACCGCTGGACCTGGAGCGCCTGCAGAGCGACATGAGCACGCTCTACGGCCTGGACTACTTCGAGCAGGTGCATTACCGCGTGGTCCGCCGCAAGGATGGCAACGCCCTGGTGATCAATGCCCGAGGCAAGCGCGCCGGCACCGACTACCTGCGCCTGGGGCTGAACCTTTCCGACGACATGCGCGGCGATAGCGCCTTCAACCTGGGCGCCAGCTACCGCAAGAACGGCATCAACGAACTGGGCGCCGAATGGCTGACGCGCCTGCAGCTGGGCGATCACCAGGAGCTCTACAGCGAGTTCTACCAGCCGCTGGATGCCGGCTCACGCTACTTCGTCGCTCCCTACCTGTTCGGCGAAGCGCAGAACATCGAGGCCATCCTCGACAACGACCCAATCGCCGAATACCGCCTGGAACGCTACGGCTACGGCCTCAACCTCGGCCGGCAGATCGCCAACAACGGCGAAATCCGCTTCGGCGTCGGCCAGGCCTGGGGGTCGGCCGACGTGCGGGTGGGCGAACGCGACCTGCCCAGCTTCGACTTCTCCGAGGGCTACTACGAGCTGAAGTACTCCTTCGACACCCTGGACAACGTCGATTACCCCCATGCGGGCGAGGACATCGGCCTCAGCCTGCGCCAGTACGATCCGGGCCTCGGCTCGGACGACCGTTACCGGCAGTGGCAGCTGAGCCTGGACAAGGCCTTGAGCTCGGGGCCGGACACCTTCGTCCTCGGCGGCCGCTATGGGCGCACCATCGACGATGCCGAAGTGGTCACCTCGAGTTTCCTGCTGGGCGGCGCGCGCCAGCTTTCGGGCTTCCGCCAGGATTCCATCAGCGGCCAGAACATCAGCCTGGCAAGGGCGGTCTATTACCGCCGCCTGACCCGCCGTTCGTTCCTGCCGCTGGACTTCCCGGTGTACCTCGGCGGCAGCCTGGAACGTGGCCGCGCCTGGAACAACGACGACAGCTTCGACAGCGGCTACATCAACGCCGCCAGCGTCTTCATCAGCTTCGATACCCCCCTGGGGCCACTGGACTTCAGCTACGGCCTGAACGACGAGGCGGAGCGCGCGCTCTACCTCAACCTGGGCCGCGTCTTCTGA
- a CDS encoding AraC family transcriptional regulator has protein sequence MHSILSLRQYNHDLLVHSHSHAQLVFGLSGSLDFEVDGRGARVQRQTLAVVPPEAQHACGSPGGSLCLVVDVPDDDWLRLTLGRHFDAGRRLLERPGALNLNPAQSQLVSWIAASPLADEVISGQSAGLLLASLAVPGTQVEDNGALPLAALDAHIDQHAARPLQVADLARLSGLSVARFHARFLAETGQTPMDYVRARRLRLGRQLLLESRLAVGEIAARVGYSSQSAFTAALSREFGITPRALRNGRE, from the coding sequence ATGCATTCGATCCTGTCCCTGCGCCAGTACAACCATGACCTGCTGGTCCACAGCCACAGCCACGCCCAGTTGGTGTTCGGCCTGAGTGGCAGCCTGGATTTCGAAGTGGACGGCCGTGGCGCGCGGGTGCAGCGGCAGACCCTGGCGGTGGTGCCGCCTGAAGCGCAGCACGCCTGCGGCAGCCCCGGTGGGAGTCTTTGCCTGGTCGTGGACGTGCCCGACGACGACTGGCTGCGACTCACCCTTGGCCGGCATTTCGACGCTGGCCGGCGCCTGTTGGAACGCCCCGGTGCGCTGAACCTGAACCCGGCGCAGAGCCAGCTGGTCAGTTGGATCGCCGCCAGTCCCCTGGCCGATGAGGTGATTTCCGGGCAATCCGCCGGACTGCTGCTGGCCAGCCTGGCCGTCCCCGGCACCCAGGTAGAAGACAACGGCGCCCTGCCCCTTGCGGCACTGGACGCCCATATCGACCAACACGCCGCCCGCCCCCTGCAAGTGGCCGACCTGGCACGCCTCAGCGGTCTTTCGGTGGCGCGCTTTCACGCCCGCTTCCTGGCCGAAACCGGGCAGACCCCCATGGACTACGTGCGCGCCCGGCGCCTGCGGCTCGGCCGCCAGTTGCTGCTGGAAAGCCGACTGGCCGTGGGAGAGATCGCCGCCAGGGTCGGCTACAGCTCCCAGAGCGCCTTCACTGCCGCCCTTTCCCGAGAGTTCGGGATCACCCCGCGCGCCCTGCGCAATGGCCGCGAGTAA